The genomic window tatatgcattgtaTCTCTATAGCTCCAATTATTTTGGCCAGATTGAGCATCATTACTCATGTTTGTTCAGATAGCTCCAATGTTGTATGAAATATTTCATCCCTCGTCTTCCTTTGATGGGAGCCCTAATATTGCTTCAGTCGATACTTATCATGCTGCTTTTATTCTTTTTCAGGTATCCTGTTTTGGTCATCAACTTTTATGCCCCCTGGTGTTACTGGAGCAATCGATTGGTCAGAATTTATCTCCTTGTGTTCCCTTGTGTTCTTCATTACTTAATTCTCCTATATTTCTGAGGCAAACAATAATGTGCATCTGGACATACTGTGCAGTACTAAACTCAGATGCTCAAGAATGCAGTGAAAGCCATTCTTAGTTTGATTAATTTTGTTTCACATGCTTAACTTTTGACTTTTTTATTCCAACTGAAGTATATTTGGGGTTGTGTTCTGTTGAAGTAAATGTAATTTCTTGAAATGTTTATTGTCACTCAATAGAAACCTTCGTGGGAGAAGGCTGCGAAAATAATGAGGGAGAGGTGAATACTGTTTTCTTTATATGCCCCTAATAAGGCTAGGAGTTTCAATGTGTTATACTGCTAATTGATATCCTCATTGTTTTTTATAATGTGCAGATATGACCCTGAAATGGATGGTAGAATCCTTCTTGGCAAGGTTGACTGCACTGAGGAAGTTGACTTGTGTAGGAGGTTTGTACCTATTGTTACTTAAATTCGAAACAGCACAATTCAAATGTGTATGATGCGGTATGGAATCGCTCATTCTTGGTTATGTATCATGAGGAATTTTGTTAACTATTTGCAGAGTCCTTAAAAAGTGGTCTGACGATGTGAGtctaaaaatgatatcattaTGCCATCATCTTTCATAAAATTAAAATGTTGCGCACTTCCATCGGGATTTTGTGGTACTCAACTACTCATTCCTTCGGGAACTATTTTCATTGAGAACTTTTCCTTCAGTAACTAAGCATTGATGGAAAAGAtctagggcctgtttggcaaAGCTCATAGACCAGCTCCCAGAGTGGAATTagtgggagctctgccaaatggTAGTTTGCATTTTTTTAGCTCCCGAAGTGATTCTATGGAAGTGATTTCTTGAAATGAATTAGATgctgggagctgaaaaaaccaGCTTTTCTTGATTTACTTCATTTACAGAATCACTTCCCTCATAGAATTTATCTTAGAGAATCATATTCAGTCATAGAATTACTTCCCACAGAGAATTTGGATCATAGGGAGCTCTACCAAAAAGGCCCCTATTTAGATTGATATGGACTTGCTCAAGGAAAGGGTTCATTCAAAGCTCATGCCTTATCTCTTGACTTGGTTACTGGCTTGCAGCATAAATTAGTTTGACCTCATTTGTTTGATATTCTTTGACTATATTTGTTTCGAAATTTTTATTTGGAGGCTTTTTTCCCGGTCTCTAGCCTTGTTGGTTGTTATGGCATCAGCTTTGGAGCTTGTTAGCCCTTATAGACCATGTACGTtatctttatataaaataaaatcttCAGTAGGGCTGTAGGGCTCTCCCCTACTGGTCTCctaaaaagtaaaataaaataaagtaaagaaATGAATTAGTAGAAAACAGTTTTTCGTGTTCCATATTGTTGGATAAAAAGTAGGAACAGGCCAGTGGTCTGTTGGTGGATCCCTACCACCCAGGTTTGCGTCCTAGTACTGGCTTTGGCTCAGGTGTACATCTTCATTAGTGGGCACCAGAGCTCTGGCCGTATTCATAAACAGAAGGAAAATAGGTAAACAGTTCCAGAATTTTATATTTATCATCTCTATATATGAAATGCTCTCCTGTGCATTTGATTGCCTGTACTTTTCTTTGATGGTGCCATATAGTTTCAAGCTATGCATATTGATTACCTAGTCTTAACCACAAGAAAAAGGCTGAACTTATTTCCATTCCTTGCTTCACGTCATAGAATTTGTATGTTCCGTTTATACCTGTACAGATGAAACATACTTTTCATCTCTTTGATTTATCAAATGCAGGCACCATATACAAGGTTACCCATCCATTCGTGTTTTCCGTAAAGGGTCTGATATCAAGTAAGCACAGTTCATCTTACATTCTATTTAGATACCTTCTAGGTTTGAGTAGCTTCAGCCTACATACAGTGATACGCTACTTGGGCTGCACACATTTATTTGTGCTACACTTGTGTTAATATTTACCCAAGTTCCTGgttccattaaaaaaaaaaactaattttactTTTACACAGGGAGAATCAGGGTCACCATGATCATGAATCATACTATGGGGAACGTGATACTGAGAGTTTAGTTGCGGTATGTTATGGATCACCTGGTTTCCAATTCTTTTTCCTGATTTAACATGGTTTATCTTTACTGTGACACTATATCCTAAACATTAGAATGCTGGAGGAAAGCAAACAGCCTCCTATTTTATAGGGAAAGCAAAAGGCTAAACATTTTTTGCTTGTTAATCTACATTATCTATTGTTCCATTGTCTTAAATTGCTCTTAAGAATTCCTGATATAATGTTTTGAACCTCAGGCAATGGAAACTTATGTTGCAAACATTCCGAAAGAGGCTCATGTGCTTGCTTTGGAAGACAAATCCAATAAAACTGTTGATCCTGCAAAGCGCCCTGCTCCATTGACCAGCGGATGCAGAATAGAAGGCTTTGTGCGAGTTAAAAGGGTAAAATGAGCTACATATAAATTACAAAGAGCTGATTTCTGCGCTGATGGATGTAGTGTGGAGAAAGGTGTTCTGTTGTCTTTATTCTTTAATAACTAGTTCCTGTTTACCAGGTTCCAGGGAGTGTTGTTATCTCGGCTCGATCTGGGTCACACTCGTTTGATCCGTCCCAGATAAATGTTTCACACTATGTGACACAGTTCTCATTTGGCAAAAAACTTTCGTCAACGATGCTTTATGAATTCAAAAGACTAACTCCGTATGTTGGCGTACACCATGATAGATTAGCTGGTCAGTTTTACAATGTTAAGCATGGTGATGTTGATGCCAATGTTACTGTAAGTCCCTAACTTTTTATTATCTTTCTTATTAAGATGTTCAATAAGGCCTCATTTATTTTGATCACCGACACTTCTCGTTTCTTATGAAGTAACATGGCTCCTGTTTCATTTATGTCATTCTTAGATTGAGCATTACCTACAAGTTGTGAAGACTGAGCTTGTAACATTGAGATCATTAAAGGAATTGAAACTGCTTGAAGAATACGAATACACAGCGCACAGCAACTTGGTGCGCAGCTTCTATGTTCCTGTTGTAAAATTCCATTTCCAGCCTTCTCCAATGCAGGTTGGCATCCTCATATCATTTAATCTTTTTTCGTTTTATTAACAAGTGAATGATCCATCTAAAATGATTTGCGTTCATCATCAGGTCTTAGTAACTGAAGTTCCGAGATCCTTCTCTCATTTCATCACAAATGTCTGTGCTATTATTGGTGGAGTCTTCACGGTGAGAACACCGAACACCTCCTTGtttatatatacattcatatttcTGAGTccatcaaacaaaaaaaaaatgactaaTGAAAACTAACCTGTAATTCTAGGTTGCTGGAATACTGGATTCCATCCTTCACAACACGCTAAGGCTGGTGAAGAAGGTTGAGCTAGGAA from Phragmites australis chromosome 14, lpPhrAust1.1, whole genome shotgun sequence includes these protein-coding regions:
- the LOC133890807 gene encoding protein disulfide isomerase-like 5-4 isoform X1 — its product is MMSSSKLKSVDFYRKIPRDLTEASLSGAGLSIVAALAMVFLFGMELSSYLAVNTTTSVIVDRSSDGEFLRIDFNMSFPALSCEFASVDVSDVLGTNRLNITKTVRKFSIDRNLVPTGSEFHSGPIPIINKHGDDVEEDHVDGSVPLSSRNFDSYSHQYPVLVINFYAPWCYWSNRLKPSWEKAAKIMRERYDPEMDGRILLGKVDCTEEVDLCRRHHIQGYPSIRVFRKGSDIKENQGHHDHESYYGERDTESLVAAMETYVANIPKEAHVLALEDKSNKTVDPAKRPAPLTSGCRIEGFVRVKRVPGSVVISARSGSHSFDPSQINVSHYVTQFSFGKKLSSTMLYEFKRLTPYVGVHHDRLAGQFYNVKHGDVDANVTIEHYLQVVKTELVTLRSLKELKLLEEYEYTAHSNLVRSFYVPVVKFHFQPSPMQVLVTEVPRSFSHFITNVCAIIGGVFTVAGILDSILHNTLRLVKKVELGKNI
- the LOC133890807 gene encoding protein disulfide isomerase-like 5-4 isoform X3 codes for the protein MSVMCWEQLNITKTVRKFSIDRNLVPTGSEFHSGPIPIINKHGDDVEEDHVDGSVPLSSRNFDSYSHQYPVLVINFYAPWCYWSNRLKPSWEKAAKIMRERYDPEMDGRILLGKVDCTEEVDLCRRHHIQGYPSIRVFRKGSDIKENQGHHDHESYYGERDTESLVAAMETYVANIPKEAHVLALEDKSNKTVDPAKRPAPLTSGCRIEGFVRVKRVPGSVVISARSGSHSFDPSQINVSHYVTQFSFGKKLSSTMLYEFKRLTPYVGVHHDRLAGQFYNVKHGDVDANVTIEHYLQVVKTELVTLRSLKELKLLEEYEYTAHSNLVRSFYVPVVKFHFQPSPMQVLVTEVPRSFSHFITNVCAIIGGVFTVAGILDSILHNTLRLVKKVELGKNI
- the LOC133890807 gene encoding protein disulfide isomerase-like 5-4 isoform X2, whose translation is MVFLFGMELSSYLAVNTTTSVIVDRSSDGEFLRIDFNMSFPALSCEFASVDVSDVLGTNRLNITKTVRKFSIDRNLVPTGSEFHSGPIPIINKHGDDVEEDHVDGSVPLSSRNFDSYSHQYPVLVINFYAPWCYWSNRLKPSWEKAAKIMRERYDPEMDGRILLGKVDCTEEVDLCRRHHIQGYPSIRVFRKGSDIKENQGHHDHESYYGERDTESLVAAMETYVANIPKEAHVLALEDKSNKTVDPAKRPAPLTSGCRIEGFVRVKRVPGSVVISARSGSHSFDPSQINVSHYVTQFSFGKKLSSTMLYEFKRLTPYVGVHHDRLAGQFYNVKHGDVDANVTIEHYLQVVKTELVTLRSLKELKLLEEYEYTAHSNLVRSFYVPVVKFHFQPSPMQVLVTEVPRSFSHFITNVCAIIGGVFTVAGILDSILHNTLRLVKKVELGKNI